A single window of Rubripirellula lacrimiformis DNA harbors:
- a CDS encoding polyphosphate kinase 2 family protein, with amino-acid sequence MSLRMDFVKRHIVSPGKTPHLKTVETDESGPFKDKDAAKQFTAETVDKIRDLQYRMFVEQKQSLLVVLQAPDAAGKDGLIRKVLGQMNPQGCRTYPFKVPSSSERAHDFLWRIHKATPAAGMVSVFNRSHYEDVLVVRVEDLVPKSVWSKRYDIINHFEEGLMERGTKILKFYLHISPEEQLSRFKKRLENPDKHWKLNVGDYAARDKWKDYREAYEEVLDKCSTRDAPWFVIPADHKWYRDASVASIVHDTLVKMDPQMPPVDVDLDEVRQLYERELNQQRG; translated from the coding sequence GTGAGTCTGCGCATGGATTTTGTAAAGCGGCATATCGTTTCGCCCGGCAAGACGCCCCATCTGAAAACGGTCGAGACCGACGAAAGTGGACCGTTCAAGGACAAGGACGCTGCGAAGCAGTTCACGGCCGAAACGGTCGACAAGATCCGGGATCTCCAGTACCGCATGTTCGTCGAACAGAAGCAATCGCTGTTGGTCGTGCTGCAGGCACCTGATGCCGCGGGCAAAGACGGGCTGATCCGAAAAGTGCTGGGGCAAATGAATCCACAGGGCTGTCGGACCTATCCGTTCAAGGTTCCATCCAGTTCCGAACGTGCCCACGACTTTTTGTGGCGCATCCACAAAGCCACCCCGGCCGCGGGGATGGTATCGGTCTTCAACCGATCGCACTACGAAGATGTGCTGGTCGTTCGGGTGGAGGACTTGGTGCCGAAATCGGTTTGGAGCAAACGGTACGACATCATCAATCATTTCGAAGAGGGATTGATGGAACGTGGCACAAAAATCCTGAAGTTTTATCTGCACATCAGTCCCGAAGAACAGCTGTCACGATTCAAGAAGCGACTGGAGAATCCGGACAAGCACTGGAAGCTGAACGTCGGTGACTACGCGGCTCGCGACAAATGGAAAGACTATCGCGAAGCGTACGAAGAGGTGTTGGACAAGTGCAGCACCCGAGACGCACCCTGGTTCGTGATTCCGGCTGACCACAAGTGGTATCGCGATGCCTCGGTCGCCAGCATCGTCCATGACACGCTAGTGAAGATGGAC
- a CDS encoding Gfo/Idh/MocA family protein yields the protein MMLAGGAIVGTNLAVARGAHAYGSDTIRIGLVGCGGRGTGAAIQAMNTTGGNTKLVAMADVFENSIQTAYRTIKGKHPDKVAVDDARFVGLDAYKQVLQTDCDFVILATPPGFRPIQFEAAVEAGKHIFMEKPVATDAPGVRRVLAANQKAKAKGLAVQVGLQRHHEFRYRECIDKLQNGAIGDLIFARAYWNGGGVWVRPRTAAQTELEYQMRNWYYFTWLCGDHIDEQHIHNLDVINWLVGDHPIEAQGQGGREVRNGRDHGQIFDHHMVEYTYANGFKLLSQCRHIQGCWNSVSEHVHGTMGSCDISDALIRNPQGKKTWQSELKETKGGKGWQQEHHDFFAALRNGETPNEVEYGAHSTMTAILGRLATYSGKVVRWDDAINSEVQLANTDAMHSFDDQAPVQPNADGGYPVAVPGSKEKFV from the coding sequence ATGATGTTGGCCGGCGGTGCGATCGTTGGCACGAATCTGGCGGTGGCGCGCGGTGCTCACGCCTATGGCAGCGACACCATTCGAATCGGGTTGGTTGGTTGTGGCGGTCGCGGAACCGGGGCGGCGATCCAAGCGATGAACACAACCGGCGGGAACACCAAGTTGGTGGCCATGGCAGACGTGTTTGAAAACAGCATCCAAACGGCCTACCGTACGATCAAGGGAAAACATCCCGATAAAGTCGCCGTCGACGATGCTCGTTTCGTCGGACTCGATGCCTACAAACAGGTTCTGCAAACGGACTGCGACTTTGTCATCCTGGCCACCCCGCCTGGTTTCCGCCCGATCCAGTTCGAAGCCGCCGTCGAAGCGGGCAAACACATCTTCATGGAAAAACCGGTCGCCACGGATGCACCGGGGGTTCGCCGGGTGTTGGCGGCCAACCAGAAAGCCAAAGCAAAGGGATTGGCGGTCCAGGTCGGGCTGCAGCGTCATCACGAGTTTCGATATCGCGAATGCATCGACAAGCTGCAAAACGGTGCGATCGGTGATTTAATCTTCGCTCGCGCCTACTGGAACGGCGGTGGCGTCTGGGTGCGTCCGCGAACGGCCGCGCAAACGGAATTGGAGTACCAGATGCGCAACTGGTACTACTTCACTTGGCTCTGCGGCGATCACATCGATGAACAACACATCCACAATTTGGATGTGATCAATTGGTTGGTCGGGGACCATCCGATCGAAGCCCAAGGCCAGGGCGGACGCGAAGTTCGAAATGGCAGAGACCACGGTCAGATTTTTGACCATCACATGGTCGAATACACCTACGCCAACGGCTTCAAATTGTTAAGCCAGTGTCGACACATCCAAGGTTGCTGGAACAGCGTTAGCGAGCACGTGCACGGAACGATGGGTTCGTGTGACATCAGCGACGCTTTGATTCGAAACCCCCAAGGCAAGAAGACTTGGCAAAGCGAATTGAAAGAAACCAAGGGCGGCAAAGGTTGGCAGCAAGAACATCACGACTTCTTTGCTGCACTGCGGAACGGAGAGACGCCCAACGAAGTCGAATACGGTGCCCATAGCACAATGACCGCGATTTTGGGGCGTCTGGCGACCTATAGCGGCAAAGTGGTCCGCTGGGACGACGCCATCAACAGCGAAGTCCAGCTAGCCAATACCGATGCGATGCATTCGTTCGACGATCAAGCGCCGGTGCAGCCCAACGCCGATGGTGGCTACCCCGTGGCCGTACCGGGCAGCAAGGAAAAGTTTGTCTAA